The following are encoded in a window of Nakamurella sp. A5-74 genomic DNA:
- a CDS encoding VOC family protein: MSISFQVTMDAADPGAQAEFWKLALGYRSDDPPPGFADWDEALAGVPEEHRNDANAVIDPDGVGPRLFFLKVPEGKTAKNRVHLDVSVGKGIADGEARFAKARAHADALLAAGATEVEERRDNWGGHWITLLDPEGNEFCVQ; the protein is encoded by the coding sequence ATGAGCATCTCGTTCCAGGTGACCATGGACGCTGCCGATCCGGGTGCCCAGGCAGAGTTCTGGAAGCTGGCTCTCGGTTACCGGTCCGACGATCCGCCTCCCGGCTTTGCTGACTGGGACGAAGCACTCGCCGGCGTCCCGGAAGAACATCGCAACGACGCCAACGCGGTGATCGACCCCGACGGGGTCGGACCACGACTGTTCTTCCTGAAAGTGCCCGAGGGCAAGACCGCCAAGAACCGGGTGCACCTCGACGTGAGCGTCGGCAAGGGCATCGCCGACGGCGAAGCGCGCTTCGCGAAGGCCCGCGCCCACGCAGACGCGCTGCTCGCGGCCGGCGCCACCGAGGTGGAGGAGCGCCGGGACAACTGGGGCGGCCACTGGATCACCCTGCTCGACCCGGAAGGCAACGAGTTCTGCGTGCAATAG
- a CDS encoding SigE family RNA polymerase sigma factor, which translates to MGNPRMAGATGGATSPPGSATARDGLVAAFVTEHAASLFRTALLLTGDRHRAEDLVQDVLTMLLPKWHRVAEAERPVAYVRRSLANQFISANRRRDTQVLLLGEVPEVDPMPDHADAVASSVTLWPMLRELPPRQRAAVVLRYFHGWTDVEIAAALDCRRGTARSLISRGLEALRSTLTTDGSDAEPRTDPAVPLTDQEFGR; encoded by the coding sequence ATGGGGAACCCGAGGATGGCCGGAGCTACCGGTGGTGCGACCTCGCCGCCGGGCTCCGCGACGGCGCGCGACGGACTGGTCGCTGCCTTCGTCACCGAGCACGCTGCATCGCTGTTCCGGACCGCGCTGCTGCTGACGGGTGACCGGCACCGGGCCGAGGACCTCGTGCAGGACGTGCTCACCATGCTGCTGCCGAAATGGCATCGGGTGGCGGAGGCGGAACGACCCGTCGCCTACGTCCGGCGTTCGCTGGCGAACCAGTTCATCAGTGCGAACCGCCGGCGCGATACGCAGGTGCTGCTGCTGGGTGAGGTTCCCGAGGTCGATCCGATGCCGGACCACGCGGACGCTGTCGCGTCGTCCGTGACGCTGTGGCCGATGCTGCGTGAGTTGCCGCCGCGCCAGCGCGCTGCCGTGGTGCTCCGCTACTTCCACGGCTGGACCGACGTCGAGATCGCCGCCGCACTGGACTGCCGGCGCGGGACGGCGCGGAGCCTCATCAGTAGGGGACTGGAAGCACTGAGATCGACCCTGACAACCGATGGATCCGACGCGGAACCGCGCACCGATCCTGCTGTCCCACTCACCGATCAGGAGTTCGGACGATGA
- a CDS encoding ABC transporter permease has product MSPVHRDQSADVAVRIMRGLPRAGSAAGRGSAVPPGFSAGRTLPIRVELARQLRRRRTQVALGLMVLLPIILAVAFAFDTPSGGGTSFVDLAQSSAVNFAIVALFFSATFLLVVVISLFFGDTIASEASWSSLRYLLAMPVPRRRLLRQKFVVAGLMSLMALILLPLTAWILGAVLYGAGPVSTPVGESFSGWTSVVRLALVVGYIAVYLLWVAGLAFLLSVSTDAPLGAVGGAVMIAILSQILDQIEALGGFRDWLPTHYAFSWTGALVDPIQWDDMVRGAFTSVAYAVVLVGFAFLRFRRKDITS; this is encoded by the coding sequence GTGAGCCCCGTCCATCGCGACCAATCGGCGGACGTCGCCGTCCGGATCATGCGCGGGCTGCCCAGGGCAGGTTCCGCTGCGGGCCGTGGAAGCGCTGTGCCGCCGGGGTTCTCGGCCGGTCGAACGCTGCCGATCCGGGTGGAGTTGGCCCGTCAACTGCGCCGCCGCCGCACCCAGGTGGCGCTCGGGCTGATGGTGCTGCTGCCGATCATCCTGGCGGTCGCCTTCGCCTTCGACACCCCGTCCGGCGGCGGGACATCGTTCGTGGACCTGGCCCAGTCCAGCGCGGTGAACTTCGCGATCGTCGCCCTCTTCTTCTCCGCCACGTTCCTGCTGGTGGTGGTGATCTCGCTGTTCTTCGGCGACACGATCGCCAGCGAAGCGTCGTGGTCGTCGCTGCGCTACCTGCTCGCGATGCCGGTCCCCCGCCGTCGGTTGCTGCGGCAGAAGTTCGTCGTGGCGGGCCTGATGTCGCTGATGGCGCTGATTCTGCTGCCGCTCACTGCCTGGATCCTCGGTGCGGTGCTCTACGGCGCCGGACCGGTGTCGACGCCCGTCGGTGAGTCGTTCTCCGGCTGGACCTCGGTGGTCCGACTGGCGTTGGTGGTGGGATACATCGCCGTCTACCTGCTGTGGGTTGCCGGGCTTGCATTCCTGCTCAGCGTGTCGACCGATGCCCCGCTCGGCGCTGTCGGCGGCGCGGTGATGATCGCGATCCTGTCCCAGATCCTCGACCAGATCGAGGCTCTGGGCGGTTTCCGCGATTGGCTGCCAACGCACTACGCATTCTCCTGGACCGGGGCACTGGTGGACCCGATCCAGTGGGACGACATGGTGCGCGGCGCCTTCACCTCCGTGGCCTACGCGGTGGTGCTCGTCGGGTTCGCCTTCCTGCGCTTCCGCCGCAAGGACATCACCAGCTGA